Proteins encoded within one genomic window of Actinoplanes octamycinicus:
- a CDS encoding helix-turn-helix transcriptional regulator, protein MAAWKGFVGRAAELAALAEALDDAARGDPRTVLIAGEAGVGKTRLLDEFETRCAGHDLLVARGACVSVGAGELPYSPWLAAMHAVEAEVGAAALVEGAGGGQAALSALIPALTDSGHPREGGQLARAHLFSLFLEMLGRLAGQRPLVLLLEDLHWADTSSLDLLLFLSRNLRHVPVLLAGTFRTDELDEDSRHRVVIGELIRGRGTGYLELNRFDRTELGVFLRASGGAVSDRVITKVHERSGGNAFLAQEILAAEQRNPGGPVPDHLRDLLMMRVEGLSEEGQQVVGVVAAAGRPVSGALLEAASGLPGPALRSGLRDAVARQVLVRTTEERFQLRHSLTAETFYQDLLPGERAGLHRAVAAALSATAGPDASPVVQAELAHHWFHGRKDDDALFWTLRAARSAAVVHAYAEARRQYGRVLELWRRVPDAFKLCETTYPRLLDEAAEVLDYAGDPQRAVELTGEAIQVVGVDGDPQVLAALHEHLARLRWRAHDTPGAVDSARKAIALLDGVPQSPLQARAGATFARVLMLSGHYRQALAEGTAALAVATAPVERGYLLVTLGTVRFLLGEREAGVEQLWEGLALAESTDSKENILRAYTNLSYCLQMLNRLDEGLELARRGCDLAAGFGMRMTTGTVLVGNAADILLDLGRWDEIEKLIGEVLPDEAADDLPLYLQYVRAEVFVARDERGAARDILDRVMSGSAGKTDQDFVGHVYAALGALEIADGNWRAARRAVDEGLAKLGDGEGVFPALRLAVCGLQAAGEAVAKHATRERWQAWASLLAERADASLAALRAPSGGRALPVAEALARVAEAELRRIRGEPQEEAWSEVARTWAELGHPYPEAQARLRLAACLLRRGATAALHRELTTAARLAAGLGARRLIRELDAMAAMAGVSLQPDAAPPAGDDGADWGLTPRETQVLDLIALGYTNGRIARSLDIAEKTVSVHVSNILAKLGAANRWEAALIKRGQAS, encoded by the coding sequence ATGGCAGCCTGGAAAGGCTTCGTGGGGCGGGCGGCGGAGCTGGCCGCCCTCGCCGAGGCGCTCGACGACGCCGCCCGCGGTGATCCGCGGACGGTGCTGATCGCCGGTGAGGCCGGGGTCGGCAAGACGCGGCTGCTCGACGAGTTCGAGACCCGGTGCGCCGGCCACGATCTGCTGGTCGCCCGGGGTGCCTGCGTGTCGGTCGGGGCCGGCGAGCTGCCCTACAGCCCGTGGCTGGCCGCGATGCACGCGGTCGAGGCGGAGGTCGGCGCGGCGGCCCTGGTCGAGGGCGCCGGTGGCGGGCAGGCGGCACTGTCCGCGCTGATCCCGGCGCTGACCGATTCCGGTCACCCGCGGGAGGGTGGTCAGCTGGCCCGGGCGCACCTGTTCTCGCTGTTCCTGGAGATGCTCGGCCGGCTCGCCGGGCAGCGGCCGCTGGTGCTGCTGCTCGAAGACCTGCACTGGGCGGACACCTCGTCGCTGGACCTGCTGCTGTTCCTGAGCCGCAACCTGCGGCACGTCCCGGTGCTGCTGGCCGGCACCTTCCGCACCGACGAGCTGGACGAGGACTCCCGGCACCGGGTGGTGATCGGCGAGCTGATCCGCGGCCGCGGCACCGGCTACCTGGAGCTGAACCGGTTCGACCGGACCGAGCTGGGCGTCTTCCTGCGCGCGTCGGGCGGCGCGGTCTCCGATCGGGTGATCACCAAGGTGCACGAGCGGTCCGGCGGCAACGCCTTCCTGGCCCAGGAGATCCTCGCCGCCGAGCAGCGCAACCCCGGCGGCCCGGTCCCCGACCACCTGCGTGACCTGCTGATGATGCGGGTCGAGGGGCTGTCCGAGGAGGGACAGCAGGTGGTCGGCGTGGTCGCGGCGGCCGGCCGCCCGGTGTCCGGGGCGCTGCTCGAAGCGGCCAGCGGACTGCCCGGTCCGGCACTGCGGTCCGGTTTGCGCGACGCGGTGGCCAGGCAGGTCCTGGTCCGTACCACCGAGGAGCGGTTCCAGCTGCGCCATTCGCTCACCGCGGAGACGTTCTACCAGGACCTGCTCCCGGGCGAGCGGGCCGGACTGCACCGGGCGGTGGCCGCCGCGCTGTCCGCCACGGCCGGCCCGGACGCGTCGCCGGTGGTCCAGGCCGAGCTGGCGCACCACTGGTTCCACGGCCGCAAGGACGACGACGCGCTGTTCTGGACGCTGCGGGCGGCCCGGTCGGCGGCGGTGGTGCACGCCTACGCCGAGGCCCGCCGGCAGTACGGCCGGGTGCTGGAACTGTGGCGGCGGGTCCCGGACGCGTTCAAGCTCTGCGAGACCACCTATCCGCGGCTGCTGGACGAGGCCGCCGAGGTGCTCGACTACGCCGGCGACCCGCAGCGTGCGGTGGAGCTGACCGGCGAGGCGATCCAGGTGGTCGGCGTCGACGGCGACCCGCAGGTCCTGGCGGCGCTGCACGAGCACCTGGCCCGGCTGCGCTGGCGGGCGCACGACACACCCGGGGCGGTCGACTCGGCGCGCAAAGCGATCGCGCTGCTGGACGGGGTGCCGCAGTCGCCGCTGCAGGCCCGGGCCGGGGCCACCTTCGCCCGGGTGCTGATGCTCAGCGGCCACTACCGGCAGGCGCTCGCCGAGGGCACCGCCGCGCTGGCCGTCGCCACCGCTCCGGTCGAACGCGGCTACCTGCTGGTCACCCTCGGGACGGTGCGGTTCCTGCTGGGCGAGCGGGAGGCCGGGGTGGAGCAGCTGTGGGAGGGGCTGGCGCTGGCCGAGAGCACGGACAGCAAGGAGAACATCCTGCGGGCGTACACGAACCTGTCCTACTGCCTGCAGATGCTGAACCGGCTCGACGAGGGACTGGAACTGGCCCGCCGCGGCTGTGACCTGGCGGCCGGCTTCGGGATGCGGATGACCACCGGGACGGTGCTGGTCGGCAACGCCGCGGACATCCTGCTCGACCTGGGACGCTGGGACGAGATCGAGAAGCTGATCGGCGAGGTGCTGCCCGACGAGGCCGCCGACGACCTGCCGCTCTACCTGCAGTACGTCCGGGCCGAGGTGTTCGTCGCCCGGGACGAGCGGGGCGCGGCCCGGGACATCCTCGACCGGGTGATGAGCGGTTCGGCGGGCAAGACCGATCAGGACTTCGTCGGGCACGTGTACGCGGCGCTCGGCGCGCTGGAGATCGCCGACGGGAACTGGCGGGCCGCGCGCCGGGCCGTCGACGAGGGACTGGCCAAACTCGGCGACGGCGAAGGGGTGTTCCCGGCGCTGCGACTGGCGGTCTGCGGGCTGCAGGCGGCCGGCGAGGCGGTCGCCAAGCACGCCACCCGGGAACGCTGGCAGGCCTGGGCGAGCCTGCTCGCCGAGCGGGCCGACGCGAGCCTGGCGGCGTTGCGGGCACCGAGCGGCGGGCGGGCGCTGCCGGTCGCCGAGGCGCTCGCCCGGGTGGCCGAGGCGGAGCTGCGACGGATCCGCGGCGAGCCGCAGGAGGAAGCCTGGAGCGAGGTCGCCCGGACCTGGGCGGAACTGGGCCATCCGTACCCGGAGGCGCAGGCCCGGCTGCGGCTGGCGGCCTGCTTGCTGCGGCGCGGGGCGACCGCCGCGCTGCACCGGGAGCTGACCACGGCGGCCCGGCTGGCCGCCGGGCTCGGTGCCCGGCGGCTCATCCGCGAGCTGGACGCGATGGCCGCGATGGCCGGGGTCTCGCTCCAGCCGGACGCCGCGCCACCGGCCGGCGACGACGGCGCGGACTGGGGGCTGACGCCGCGGGAGACGCAGGTGCTCGACCTGATCGCGCTCGGTTACACCAACGGGCGGATCGCCCGCAGCCTGGACATCGCGGAGAAGACGGTGAGCGTGCACGTCTCCAACATCCTGGCCAAGCTCGGCGCGGCGAACCGGTGGGAGGCGGCGCTGATCAAGCGGGGGCAGGCTTCCTGA
- a CDS encoding S8 family peptidase produces MSMDKFEPRLVEAIGAETARARVRGFAATEVTEGQKFEVTISHHEALSAPEGHGGPAGLEQLQLQAQASQQPIIDRIDGLGVNARRHTLTNAVTAELTPAQIEQVAQLDEVKLVRLERLDKVTAMDQSVAVIEAREAWEEFRTAGSGVRVAVLDTGIDGSHPALSGKVVDEFSTAGEPVSVPGDHGTHCAGTIASNDAVYRGVAWQADLINIKVLTAAGMGTPAGVVDGLEQAVRRNAQVASLSLGWSEIFHGWVCNDADCILCQAADNASRLGVTVVVAAGNEGNVGAPTGQLNIRHPGAARRVITVGAVDKGKQLAAFSSIGPGSGRVGPGSPIRLTKPDLAGPGVDIVSSVLGGGFASFNGTSMATPHVAAVAALVIEQNPGIRPMVVKKLLEDTAERLSYGPNETGYGLVNAFAAMLPILGKAA; encoded by the coding sequence ATGTCGATGGACAAGTTCGAGCCGCGGCTGGTCGAGGCGATCGGCGCGGAGACCGCACGGGCCCGGGTACGCGGATTCGCCGCGACCGAGGTCACCGAGGGGCAGAAGTTCGAGGTCACCATCTCGCACCACGAGGCGCTGTCCGCGCCCGAGGGCCACGGCGGCCCGGCCGGCCTGGAGCAGTTGCAATTGCAGGCGCAGGCCAGCCAGCAGCCGATCATCGACCGGATCGACGGGCTCGGAGTGAACGCGCGTCGGCACACGCTGACCAACGCGGTCACCGCCGAGCTCACCCCGGCCCAGATCGAGCAGGTGGCCCAGCTCGACGAGGTGAAGCTGGTCCGGCTGGAACGCCTCGACAAGGTGACCGCGATGGATCAGAGCGTCGCGGTGATCGAGGCACGCGAGGCCTGGGAGGAATTCCGGACCGCCGGGTCCGGGGTACGGGTCGCGGTGCTGGACACCGGCATCGACGGCAGCCACCCGGCGCTGTCCGGCAAGGTGGTCGACGAGTTCAGCACGGCCGGCGAACCGGTCAGCGTGCCCGGCGACCACGGCACCCACTGCGCCGGCACGATCGCCAGCAACGACGCGGTCTACCGCGGGGTCGCCTGGCAGGCCGACCTGATCAACATCAAGGTGCTGACCGCGGCCGGCATGGGCACGCCGGCCGGTGTGGTCGACGGCCTGGAGCAGGCGGTCCGCCGCAACGCGCAGGTGGCGAGCCTGAGCCTGGGCTGGAGCGAGATCTTCCACGGATGGGTGTGCAACGACGCCGACTGCATCCTGTGCCAGGCCGCCGACAACGCGTCCCGGCTCGGCGTGACCGTGGTGGTCGCGGCCGGCAACGAGGGCAACGTGGGCGCGCCGACCGGGCAGCTGAACATCCGGCACCCCGGGGCGGCCCGCCGGGTGATTACCGTGGGAGCGGTGGACAAGGGCAAGCAGCTGGCCGCGTTCTCCAGCATCGGACCGGGTAGCGGGCGGGTCGGGCCGGGCAGCCCGATCCGACTGACCAAACCGGACCTGGCCGGTCCCGGCGTGGACATCGTCTCGTCGGTGCTCGGCGGCGGGTTCGCCTCGTTCAACGGCACGTCGATGGCGACCCCGCACGTGGCCGCGGTCGCCGCGCTGGTGATCGAGCAGAACCCCGGGATCCGGCCGATGGTGGTCAAGAAGCTCCTCGAGGACACCGCGGAGCGGCTCTCCTACGGACCGAACGAGACCGGGTACGGCCTGGTGAACGCGTTCGCCGCGATGCTGCCGATCCTGGGCAAGGCGGCGTGA
- a CDS encoding SigE family RNA polymerase sigma factor, which produces MEFEEFAAARSPALLRYAMLLSGNREEARDIVQEVLARAMLKWPRITSAGEPHAYVRRMVTNEFLSLLRRRRRLSFVPLEQRDLDGPHAPVTPAHQVADDELWHLLGTLPRQQRAVIVLRYYEGLSDQEIADVLNCSPGTVRGYASRALATLRIELVDTSAGYPAIAHGGAL; this is translated from the coding sequence ATGGAGTTCGAGGAGTTCGCGGCCGCGCGGTCACCCGCCTTGCTGCGCTACGCGATGCTGCTCAGCGGGAACCGGGAGGAGGCCCGCGACATCGTCCAGGAGGTCCTGGCCAGGGCGATGTTGAAATGGCCCAGAATCACCTCCGCTGGTGAGCCGCACGCCTACGTCCGCCGGATGGTGACCAACGAGTTCCTGTCGCTGCTGCGGCGCCGCCGCCGACTCTCCTTCGTCCCTTTGGAGCAACGCGATCTCGACGGTCCGCACGCGCCCGTGACGCCCGCTCATCAGGTCGCCGACGACGAACTGTGGCATCTGCTCGGCACCCTGCCCAGGCAGCAGCGCGCGGTGATCGTGCTGCGCTACTACGAAGGCCTCAGCGACCAGGAGATCGCCGACGTGCTCAACTGCAGCCCGGGCACCGTGCGTGGGTACGCCAGCCGGGCCCTCGCCACCCTTCGGATCGAACTGGTCGACACCTCCGCCGGATATCCGGCCATCGCTCATGGGGGAGCACTGTGA
- a CDS encoding TetR/AcrR family transcriptional regulator, which yields MGNREALLAGAKQCLTERGWARTTVRDIAFASGVNHAAIGYHFGSRESLLVHALIEAVEELSETIAERAADGSPEERWQALIDTFGTHRPLWVAQLEAAVQAEHSPELREFLAQAQQQGREGLGGSVPLALLTGLMLQWLVDPEHAPSGAQVADELRHQAAAGS from the coding sequence GTGGGAAACCGGGAAGCCCTTCTGGCCGGGGCGAAGCAATGTCTGACCGAGCGTGGCTGGGCGCGCACGACCGTGCGGGACATCGCGTTCGCGTCCGGGGTCAATCACGCCGCGATCGGCTACCACTTCGGCTCACGGGAGTCGCTGCTGGTCCATGCCCTGATCGAGGCCGTCGAGGAGCTGAGCGAGACGATCGCCGAGCGCGCCGCGGACGGGTCGCCGGAGGAGCGCTGGCAGGCGTTGATCGACACGTTCGGCACGCATCGCCCGCTGTGGGTCGCGCAGCTGGAGGCTGCGGTGCAGGCCGAGCACTCCCCCGAGCTGCGCGAGTTCCTGGCACAGGCACAGCAGCAGGGGCGGGAGGGACTCGGCGGGTCGGTGCCGCTGGCCCTGCTCACCGGGTTGATGCTGCAGTGGCTGGTCGATCCGGAGCACGCCCCGTCCGGCGCGCAGGTGGCCGATGAGCTGCGTCATCAGGCGGCGGCCGGGTCCTGA
- a CDS encoding FAD-dependent monooxygenase, protein MRNVLISGASVAGPALAWFLRRDGVRVTLVERAPDLRDSGYAVDFRGAALDVLADIGILDEVRAHETGMRGVTMLAPDGSITGELPASAFGGDLEVPKRALTRILHQAVDAEFLFDDTITALEQHDDRVTVAFERAPARDFDLVVGADGVHSAVRRLAFPAIDPIEHLGMSGAGFTTGNLFGLDRRGLLQPDAGRAVFAFSAGDPDRMTVSLSFGTATPELDRAGRAAQEAAVRAAFAGHPWPEVPRLLDAMAAAPDFYFASTCQVRLDSWSTGRVVLLGDAGYCAAPTSGMGTSQALIGASTLARCLAEADGDHTAAFERYEKELRPYVTDNQQLGRQAVAAFGGDAADSPESA, encoded by the coding sequence ATGAGAAACGTTCTGATCTCCGGCGCGAGCGTCGCCGGCCCCGCCCTGGCCTGGTTCCTGCGACGTGACGGCGTCCGGGTCACCCTCGTCGAGCGTGCTCCCGACCTGCGCGACAGCGGTTATGCCGTGGACTTTCGCGGTGCCGCCCTCGACGTGCTCGCCGACATCGGCATCCTCGACGAGGTCCGCGCCCACGAGACCGGGATGCGTGGCGTCACCATGCTGGCGCCCGACGGCTCGATCACCGGTGAGCTGCCGGCGTCCGCGTTCGGCGGTGACCTCGAGGTGCCCAAGCGGGCGCTGACCCGCATCCTGCACCAGGCGGTCGACGCCGAGTTCCTCTTCGACGACACCATCACCGCCCTCGAGCAGCACGACGATCGGGTGACGGTCGCCTTCGAGCGTGCCCCGGCCCGTGACTTCGACCTGGTCGTCGGCGCCGACGGCGTGCACTCAGCGGTCCGCCGCCTGGCCTTCCCCGCCATCGACCCGATCGAGCACCTGGGCATGTCCGGCGCCGGCTTCACCACCGGTAACCTCTTCGGCCTGGACCGGCGGGGCCTGCTCCAGCCGGATGCCGGCCGGGCGGTCTTCGCCTTCTCCGCCGGCGATCCCGACCGGATGACGGTCAGCCTCTCGTTCGGGACCGCCACTCCCGAGCTCGACCGCGCCGGTCGGGCCGCCCAGGAGGCCGCCGTGCGCGCGGCCTTCGCCGGCCACCCCTGGCCGGAGGTGCCGCGCCTGCTGGACGCGATGGCCGCCGCGCCCGACTTCTACTTCGCCTCGACCTGCCAGGTCCGCCTGGACTCCTGGTCGACCGGCCGGGTCGTCCTGCTCGGCGACGCCGGCTACTGCGCCGCCCCGACCAGCGGCATGGGCACCTCCCAGGCCCTGATCGGCGCGTCCACGCTGGCGCGCTGCCTGGCCGAGGCCGACGGCGATCACACTGCCGCCTTCGAGCGCTATGAGAAGGAGTTGCGCCCCTATGTCACCGACAATCAGCAGCTGGGCCGGCAGGCGGTCGCCGCTTTCGGCGGTGACGCCGCCGACAGCCCCGAGAGTGCCTGA
- a CDS encoding GNAT family N-acetyltransferase gives MSQPTLRTDRLLLVPLADRHFELEVDLDADPEVLKYIWGRARTRDEVVSSHAERMALGLKVDGLGYWMAFGSDGGRRDSSAPDTEAEGEFVGLMMLPPAHGDDQPDDPTVAELGYRLARRYWRQGLASEASRALLRHAFDTVGQSRVIAQTMAVNIGSRGVMESVGMRYVRTFHPIWDDPLPGSEAGEVEYEMTRAMWESRRGTL, from the coding sequence ATGAGTCAACCGACGTTGCGGACCGATCGGCTGCTGCTCGTGCCCCTGGCTGATCGGCACTTCGAGCTGGAGGTGGACCTCGACGCCGATCCCGAAGTGCTGAAATACATCTGGGGTCGGGCCCGGACCCGCGACGAAGTGGTCTCCTCCCACGCGGAGCGGATGGCCCTGGGGCTCAAGGTGGACGGGCTCGGATACTGGATGGCCTTCGGCTCCGACGGCGGACGCCGTGACTCGTCGGCGCCGGACACCGAGGCCGAGGGCGAGTTCGTCGGCCTGATGATGCTGCCCCCGGCGCACGGCGACGACCAACCCGACGATCCGACGGTCGCCGAGCTGGGATACCGGCTGGCCCGGCGTTACTGGCGACAGGGGCTGGCCAGCGAAGCCTCGCGAGCACTGCTGCGGCACGCCTTCGACACCGTCGGACAGAGCCGGGTGATCGCCCAGACCATGGCGGTCAACATCGGCTCCCGAGGCGTCATGGAGAGCGTGGGTATGCGTTATGTCCGCACCTTCCACCCCATCTGGGATGACCCCCTCCCGGGAAGCGAAGCCGGCGAAGTCGAATACGAAATGACCCGCGCGATGTGGGAGTCCCGCCGCGGCACCCTCTGA
- a CDS encoding PIN domain-containing protein, which produces MTQGRDAKLVLDTSAITAWVRGSMAVGETLAEINDEGGAVVIPLPCLVEAGYQTAMIERERLDLLLAHPATFLVEDDAEDWEALVALRALTGRADCASAAMLALDLGVDVMTGDPSAYKGVADGRIVLHIED; this is translated from the coding sequence GTGACCCAGGGGCGCGACGCCAAGCTGGTTCTGGACACGTCGGCGATCACCGCGTGGGTGCGTGGTTCGATGGCGGTCGGCGAGACCCTGGCGGAGATCAACGATGAGGGCGGCGCGGTGGTCATCCCGCTTCCCTGCCTGGTCGAGGCCGGCTACCAGACCGCGATGATCGAGCGGGAGCGGCTGGACCTGCTGCTCGCGCACCCGGCCACCTTCCTGGTCGAGGACGACGCCGAGGACTGGGAGGCGCTGGTCGCGCTGCGGGCGCTGACCGGCCGCGCCGACTGCGCCTCGGCCGCGATGCTCGCCCTCGACCTGGGCGTCGACGTGATGACCGGCGACCCGAGCGCCTACAAGGGCGTCGCCGACGGCCGGATCGTCCTGCACATCGAAGACTGA
- a CDS encoding NAD-dependent succinate-semialdehyde dehydrogenase, with protein MSTIVVADPATLEAVAEVPDQGVADARAAVDAAHAAFPAWARTAPRHRSEILHRAFELMLRDRAELAELISRENGKSLTDAAGEVTYAAEFFRWFAEEAVRPGGEYGEAPAGGVRTLVTHRPVGVAALVTPWNFPAAMITRKVGPALAAGCTAVLKPAAETPLTALAIAELLTEAGLPGGVVTVVTTSDASAVVGAWLADQRVRKISFTGSTAVGRVLLRHAADRVVNSSMELGGNAPFIVAEDADLDAAVAGAMIAKFRNGGQACTAANRFYVHATVAEEFVARFGTAVEKLTVGAAAGGADIGPLISAQALRRVTRTVDGAVAAGARISHQAATPSLPGHFYPPTVLVDVAPDAEILQDEIFGPVAPIVTWTDEAAMLEQVNATEYGLAGYVYSGDLSRAIRLGEAVEAGMVGINRGLVSDPSAPFGGVKQSGLGREGARDGLREFQETHYLSVAWPA; from the coding sequence ATGAGCACGATCGTCGTTGCCGACCCGGCCACCCTGGAAGCCGTGGCCGAGGTGCCGGACCAGGGTGTCGCCGACGCCCGGGCGGCCGTGGATGCGGCGCACGCGGCGTTCCCGGCGTGGGCGCGGACCGCACCGCGGCACCGCTCCGAGATCCTGCACCGGGCGTTCGAGCTGATGCTGCGCGACCGCGCCGAACTGGCCGAGCTGATCTCCCGGGAGAACGGCAAGTCGCTGACCGACGCGGCCGGCGAGGTGACCTACGCGGCCGAGTTCTTCCGCTGGTTCGCCGAGGAGGCGGTCCGCCCCGGCGGCGAGTACGGCGAGGCCCCCGCCGGCGGCGTCCGCACCCTGGTCACCCACCGCCCGGTCGGGGTGGCCGCGCTGGTCACCCCGTGGAACTTCCCGGCCGCGATGATCACCCGCAAGGTCGGCCCGGCCCTCGCGGCCGGCTGCACCGCGGTCCTCAAGCCGGCCGCGGAGACGCCGCTGACCGCGCTGGCCATCGCCGAGCTGCTGACCGAGGCCGGTCTGCCGGGCGGCGTGGTCACCGTGGTGACCACGTCCGACGCGTCCGCGGTGGTCGGCGCGTGGCTGGCGGACCAGCGGGTCCGGAAGATCTCGTTCACCGGGTCGACCGCGGTCGGCCGGGTGCTGCTGCGACACGCCGCCGACCGGGTGGTCAACTCGTCGATGGAGCTGGGCGGCAACGCGCCGTTCATCGTCGCCGAGGACGCCGACCTGGACGCCGCGGTGGCCGGCGCGATGATCGCCAAGTTCCGCAACGGCGGCCAGGCTTGCACCGCGGCGAACCGCTTCTACGTGCACGCCACGGTGGCCGAGGAGTTCGTGGCCCGGTTCGGCACGGCCGTCGAGAAGCTGACCGTGGGCGCGGCCGCCGGCGGCGCCGACATCGGGCCGCTGATCAGCGCGCAGGCGCTGCGCCGGGTGACCCGGACGGTCGACGGGGCGGTGGCGGCCGGCGCCCGGATCTCGCATCAGGCGGCGACGCCGTCGCTGCCCGGGCACTTCTATCCGCCGACGGTGCTGGTCGACGTGGCGCCGGACGCCGAGATCCTGCAGGACGAGATCTTCGGCCCGGTCGCGCCGATCGTCACCTGGACCGACGAGGCCGCCATGCTGGAACAGGTCAACGCCACCGAGTACGGCCTGGCCGGCTACGTCTACTCCGGCGATCTGTCCCGCGCCATCCGCCTCGGCGAGGCCGTCGAGGCCGGCATGGTCGGCATCAACCGAGGCCTGGTCTCCGACCCGTCCGCCCCGTTCGGCGGCGTCAAGCAGAGCGGCCTCGGCCGCGAGGGCGCCCGCGACGGCCTCCGAGAATTCCAGGAGACCCACTACTTGAGCGTCGCCTGGCCCGCCTGA
- the gabT gene encoding 4-aminobutyrate--2-oxoglutarate transaminase, which translates to MTGVSLEQKRRLVTDLPGPRSQELMERKLAAVAGGVGTTMPVFAARAEGGIVLDVDGNRLIDLGSGIAVTTVGASAPRVVAAVTEQAGAFTHTCFMVTPYDGYVAVAEALNRVTPGDHEKRSVLFNSGAEAVENAVKIARAHTGRNAVVVFDHAYHGRTNLTMAMTAKSMPYKHGFGPFAPEVYRAPLSYPFRDGALDGRVAAARAIDQIEKQIGADTLAALVIEPIQGEGGFIEPAPGFLPALAAWCRANGVVFVADEVQTGFARTGDMFACDREGVVPDLIVTAKGIAGGLPLSAVTGRAEIMNAPHSGGLGGTYGGNPLACAAALAAIETIETEGLTARAREIESLVKGRLHKIQAGDGRLGDVRGRGAMLAVELVRDGSGEPDPRLARDISRYAHQRGVIVLTCGTYGNVLRFLPPLPISDELLHDAFDVLAAAFEETR; encoded by the coding sequence CTGACCGGCGTGAGCCTCGAACAGAAACGCCGGCTGGTCACCGACCTGCCCGGCCCCCGGTCCCAGGAACTGATGGAACGCAAGCTGGCCGCGGTGGCCGGTGGCGTCGGCACCACCATGCCGGTGTTCGCGGCGCGGGCCGAGGGCGGCATCGTGCTCGACGTCGACGGGAACCGGCTGATCGATCTCGGCTCCGGCATCGCGGTCACCACCGTGGGCGCGTCCGCGCCGCGGGTCGTCGCGGCGGTCACCGAGCAGGCCGGCGCGTTCACGCACACCTGCTTCATGGTCACCCCCTACGACGGGTACGTCGCGGTGGCCGAGGCGCTGAACCGGGTCACGCCCGGCGATCACGAGAAGCGCAGCGTGCTGTTCAACTCCGGCGCCGAGGCGGTGGAGAACGCCGTCAAGATCGCTCGGGCGCACACCGGGCGCAACGCGGTCGTCGTCTTCGACCACGCCTACCACGGCCGGACCAACCTGACCATGGCGATGACCGCGAAGAGCATGCCCTACAAGCACGGCTTCGGCCCGTTCGCGCCCGAGGTCTACCGCGCGCCGCTGTCCTACCCGTTCCGCGACGGCGCGCTCGACGGCCGGGTCGCGGCGGCCCGGGCGATCGACCAGATCGAGAAGCAGATCGGCGCGGACACCCTTGCCGCGCTGGTGATCGAGCCGATCCAGGGCGAGGGTGGCTTCATCGAGCCGGCGCCCGGTTTCCTGCCGGCCTTGGCCGCGTGGTGCCGGGCCAACGGCGTGGTGTTCGTGGCCGACGAGGTGCAGACCGGGTTCGCCCGCACCGGCGACATGTTCGCCTGCGACCGCGAGGGCGTGGTGCCGGACCTGATCGTCACCGCCAAGGGCATCGCCGGCGGCCTGCCGCTGTCCGCGGTGACCGGTCGCGCCGAGATCATGAACGCGCCGCACTCCGGCGGGCTCGGCGGTACCTACGGCGGCAACCCGCTCGCCTGCGCCGCCGCCCTGGCCGCGATCGAGACGATCGAGACGGAGGGCCTCACCGCCCGCGCCCGGGAGATCGAATCCCTGGTCAAGGGCCGGTTGCACAAGATCCAGGCGGGCGACGGCCGGCTCGGCGACGTGCGCGGGCGCGGCGCGATGCTGGCCGTCGAGCTCGTCCGGGACGGCTCCGGTGAGCCGGATCCGCGGTTGGCCCGCGACATTTCCCGGTACGCCCACCAGCGCGGCGTGATCGTCCTGACCTGCGGGACGTACGGAAATGTCCTCCGTTTCCTGCCGCCCCTGCCGATCTCCGACGAACTGCTGCACGACGCCTTCGACGTGCTCGCCGCCGCCTTCGAGGAGACCAGATGA